Within the Flavobacterium sp. CG_23.5 genome, the region AAACAGCCATGATTTCAGCATAAGAAGTTTCTTTTGCAACTTTTACAGTTAAATCAACTACAGAAACGTCAGTAGTAGGAACACGCATAGACATACCTGTTAATTTTCCGTCTAATTCTGGAATAACTTTTCCTACTGCTTTTGCAGCACCAGTCGAAGAAGGAATTATGTTACAAGATGCAGCACGCCCACCTCTCCAGTCTTTTTTAGACGGTCCGTCAGTAGTCATCTGAGTCGATGTAGTAGCATGAACTGTAGTCATTAATGCTTCAACGATTCCAAAATTATCATTAATAACTTTAGCTAAAGGAGCTAAACAGTTAGTAGTACAAGAAGCATTAGAAACGATAGTATCCGTTGCTAAAGCTTTAGTATGATTTACACCCATTACAAACATTGGAGCATCAGCAGAAGGTGCAGAAATAATTACTTTTTTGGCACCACCCGTGATGTGCGCTTTTGCAGTTTCAATAGTGGTAAAGAAACCAGTACATTCTGCAACAACATCTACAGCAACTTCATTCCATTTTAAATTAACTGGGTCTCTTTCTGCTGTAATTCTGATATGTTTATCATTTACAAAAAGTTTTCCGTCAATAACTTCTACTTTTCCAGCAAAACGTCCGTGAACTGAATCATATTTTAATAAGTATGCTAAGTGATCTACATCTAATAAATCGTTGATAGCAACTACTTCTACATTATCTCTATTGTAAGATTCTCTAAAAACAATTCTTCCAATTCTTCCAAAACCGTTTATTCCTAATTTTACTTTTGACATTTTAATTTTTTTTTTGTTTATTTTTCTTTAACTTCATTTAAAGTCTAATTTCCTCACAATAAACTTCATTTTTTTATTTAAGTAGACATAATGTCTGACACTCTTAATAACTCTCTATCAATCTCTGTTTTTCCTTTAATTGCCTGTTCCAAAGGCGTTAACGCCACTTTATCATTTTGCAAACCAACCATATAATTTGATTTTCCTTCTAATAATGATTCGACGGCTTTCACTCCTAATCTGCTTGCCAGAACTCTATCAAAACAAGATGGAGAACCACCCCGTTGCATATGACCCAAAACGGAAACACGCACATCATATTCAGGTAAATTGGCATCAACATAATCTTTTAATTCGAATACATTTTTACCTATTTTATCTCCTTCGGCAATTACAACTATACTAGATGATTTCCCGGAAGCTTTACTTTTTTGCAATGATTCTAATAATCTTTCCAATCCTAAATCTTCCTCAGGAATAAGAATTTCTTCTGCTCCAGCACCAATACCGGCGTTCAAAGCGATATGTCCCGCATCTCTACCCATTACTTCCACAAAAAACAATCGGTTATGCGAACTTGCCGTATCTCTAATTTTATCAATTACATCTACAACAGTGTTTAAAGCAGTATCATACCCTAAAGTATGACTTGTTCCAAAAATATCATTATCAATAGTTCCAGGAATCCCCATCACTGGAAATCCAAATTCATTATTAAATAATAAACCTCCGGTAAAAGTTCCGTCACCACCAATTACTACCAAAGCATCAATTCCTGCTTTAATAAGATTTTCATGTGCTTTTTTTCTGCCTTCTGGTGTTCTGAATTCAGTAGAACGAGCCGATTTTAAAATCGTTCCTCCTTTATTTACAATATTATTCACACTACGAGGTCCCATTTCTTTGAAGTCGCCTTCAATCATTCCCTGATACCCTCTATATATTCCTATACATTCTATGTTATGATACGCACATGTTCTAACTACTGAGCGTATTGCTGCGTTCATTCCTGGAGAGTCACCACCTGAGGTTAAAACGCCAACCTTTTTTATTGTTTTTGGCATTATTTAAGTATTAAAGGGTAAAATTAACAAACATTCATCACTTTCAGGACTGAGTTATTAATAAATTAGGATAGCCTGCTAAATTCAAACGTTTTCGTTAATAAGTTTTTAAAAAACCAAAAGAAACTTAGATTTATTTAACAAAAATAAAAAAAAATCAATTATTTTTTGACAATTAACAGTTAAAGGTTGTTAATAATTGAATTTTTAGGAAAAGTGTTATAAGATTGGATATAAAATAGAAGAGAATATTTTTAATAAGAGATACCTAAATTTATCTCAAAATATTTTTTGAGGTTCAATATCAATTACGCAATACATGCCGTTTATTACAATTAAGATAATTAAGTAAAACATTTCCAAGGGAAATTAATCCTCATCAGGAACAAGAGCTTCTTTATTATTTTCAACCTTTTTAGGTTTAGGTTTTTTAGAATTCGAAAAATTAATGAAATCAGGTGATGGGCTCGAATCTTGATCTTCCACAGCAGGTTTAATTTCTGTTCCTAATTTATGGTTTTTGAATATTTTATTGACAAATTCTTTGAAGGTATCAAAATCAACTTCGTAAGATACCCCTATTCCTTGTGTATATCCAATGCCTTGTCCTATGTAGTTAATATCATTTTCTTTATTAAAAAGACGCAAATTCATGGTCCCGTCTTCATTTACTCGATACAGCACTTCAACATCTCCAACAATTGCAGATTCATTGATCCCCCCGAAAGGAACACCCACTTTTCCATTAATGGTAATCCTTTCATTAATTTTGGATGAAATAGTGGCAATAAATCTTCCGTCAGATTCTCTACCAATCCTTCTATCTGCAGAGACAAAATTGAATCCTACTTTAAATTTCTCATTATCAGTCTGAATTATACCACCTAATAAACTAGTTGCAGTTTCAAATAAACTTCCCGAAAAATCAGATTGATTTACTCCTTCAGGACTTAAAAAGCCTCCAGATGATAATAAATATAGAGCTTGAGTTTGTCTAACATCCTTATCATTCAATTTGTATTGTATTTCAGATTTCAACACACTGCTCACTGTTGGGAATTCAATGTTAAAATCGGGTTCCGGACTTGTTAAATCCCCACGTACACCAATGATAACTTCGACGGGTACCTTTGTATTAAATGAAGAATTTTCTAATAAAACGGAAGGATTAGCAGTTGTTCTATAGACTGCTTCCAAATTTAATTGCGCTTTCATTGGATTCCCTTCCCAGGTAATTGACCCTCCTTTTTTAACCGCAAATTTTTTGTCAATCAACCCACCATATTTAAAGTTATAGGTTCCTTCATAAGCTTGAAAATCCCCCCACATATTGAACTTACCTAATGTATTTATTTTAAACAATAAGGATCCAAAACCTTTCCCTTTCATTCCGTGACCAGTATTTCGGTCTAGAATAACTTCTACTTCCGCATTTGGAGTAATATCCAAATCAAATTCTAATTCGAGCCCTTTATAATTATTAGTATTCTCAAAAATTCCCTTTTCAATATTATATTTTTCTTTTGGTGTCACAAAATGGATGAAACTATTATCGCTCACACTTTGTGCATTATTAATCGGTATTTTAATTGTCGTTCCTTTTTCAGATTTTGCATCAACTTTTATAAACAATCCATTAGTAGGCCCTTTTATTGTTGCCGTTCCATCAATAAATGCAGTACCAAAGTAGGCCGCGTCTTCACTATCTTTTGTGTCTAGTGCCAACAGTCTTTTTGAATTTATTGTCAAATCTAACTTCCAGTCAGTAAAATTTTTATGTTGAATACTTCCGGTTAAAGATGCTTTTGTTCCATATTTGGTATCCTTGAGCGTATTGTCTCTGAATAAAAACTTTTCATCCGCTAAGTCAATGATAGTTTTGTCTTTCAACGCATAATCTACATTCAAATACGGTATAGTCATTCCAGCGTCATCGACATAAAGACGGCCGTTAATATCTGGTTTTTTAAGATTTCCCGCTATCGTTGAATTACCCGATACAAATCCTCTAATATTTGACAATACATTACCCCCTAGCGAACTCAACGTTCCCAAATTAAATTTATCAAATTTTAATTTTAAATCAAGAAGAGTTTCTTTATTAACGATTTCAAAATTTCCATTGGCGTTAAAAGACTCAATATTTTCATTTTCAATATTAGAATTAATGGTGAATTTTTTGAAGCTTTCATCACCCTCGATATCAAAATTTAAAACCCCTAAGTCCGTTTTATTTACATTTAAATGATCAATCTGTATCGACGCGGTGGGCTGATAAACATTTAAATTTTGCTTGTAATTTACTTCTCCATTGATATTTCCATTAAATACAAATTTATCATTTTCAGGAGTAATTTTATTAAGATCAACATCCGTAAAAGTCAATTTTAGATCTTTATAGGACGGACCATTTATATCTCCTTTCAAAGAAACAGACTGATTTTCATGAGACAATATTATATTATCTATATTGAAATTTTTAAATGATTTATCAAAAACAATTTTATTATCCGGAGTTTCTTGTTCGTTTAAAAACCACAAATAATCCTTAAATTTAGCTTCAGATTTACTAAATCCTACAACATTTTTATTTTCCTGATTTATAGTATGGTATAAATTTAAATTAAAATAATCTTCCCCTAAATTTCCACCTTTAAATTCAGAACGAAAGAATAAAGTATCTTTCATTGTAACATTTATCAAACTAAAATCCCGTATTTTATAATATTTAGTTTTTATACTGTCTAATTCTATATATGCATTATAAAGAGGGTTCTTATTATCCACCGAAATTCTAATATTATCAAATGTATTTTCCGATGCAACAATTTTTGGTGAATTAAAGTTTAATTTAAACTCATTATTATTCGAGTTGATATTTCCTTTAACTACCGTATTGGGGCTAATTGAAATGTCTGGATAAAATATCTCAATAATTTTATTATAAATTGTAAAATCAAATTTGAGAAACTGATTCTTTTTTACCTTATTCGGCTTGTAATTTGTATAAAGACTCCCTAACGAATTAGTAATCATGTTTTTTAACTGACTAAATTCGTATTTACCAACTATCTCTCCTTCCATAACATCAGGGGAATTAACGGTGATTGTACGCACTCTATTTTCGTCGAAAATAGAACTGACGGTGAAGTCATCAAAATTATAGGTTCCTTTTACATTTTGATAAGAAGTTTTATTGATATATAAGTTCCCCTGAAGATTTTCGATTGTATTTCCTGAAGCTTGAACCACAACATCTCCCTTAAAAACAGAAACAGAGTCTTTTACAAGATTTAATTTATGCAAATCTGCATTTTCTACATTAATATGAAAATCGTACCGACTGTCTTTTTTACTCAAATCGAGTAAACCGTCAAATGTCATGCTTAAATTAGGATCATTAACAGATAGTTGACCTGTGTAATTTGGTAACTTAAATTTCCCATCGACTACAATATTACTATAGGTGTAATTATTATAATCAATTTGACTAATATCCCCTTTAACAGATGTGTCTAAATATTTTTCTTTAAAACCTTTTCCATCCACATCTAGATCGAAACTTACTCTTCCTATATCTTTTCTTTCAAATAAAGTCCCGATATCAAAATCCTCTAAAACAACATTTCCTATATAAGATGCTTTGTCAATAAAATCAATATTTTTCATTTGCAACTTAGATTTCACTTTACCCAACTCTGTTGTCATGGCAAAATCAGCTTCTATTGAAGTAGTTGTAATCCGAGCAGTACCGCCGGCGGTAAATTTTCCTAATTTTTTTAATGTAGTGGGCAACTTTTTACCTAGAATATCTGGAAGGATAACAATAAGTTTATCATAACTGGAGGAAATTTTTTCAAATTTTCCATACATATAAAAACCATGTTCTTTATTTGCGAATAAATTTTTTAAATTAATATCCCCTACTATCTGGGTACTTTTAGAATCAATTAACTTTAATTTTGTTATTCTTAAATTATTAAGTGTTCCTTTAATATTTGCTTTGGTAAAAAATTGTTGGTTTTTACCTAATTCCTTATAAAAAAAACGAATATCATTAGAAGCTATTGAAGCCGTATCCAGTTTTATATTAAACTGAACCTTATCAGTAAAATTAGAGAAATCTTCTATTTTATAATTTAAAAAGACATTCCCTTTTATTTTTGATCCTCTGGTTAATAAGTCAAGATTTTCAAGTTTTATACTTTTTTTTGAATAACTGAATTTTGATTTTAAATTTTCTACATATAATCCACGATGGTCAAGAAATGACATTTTATTGATTATTGTGCTCACGTCAGAACCATATAATTTAAAATCACTGACATAAGCATTCAATTTAGTGAAATTTACTGAAATAGGTGTGACCCGATTCTCGTCAGTTAAAATAAAATGTCCGTTAGTTATGTGTAATTTTGTAGATTGTAGTAAAAAATGTTTCGTTGATTTCTTACCAGTTTCAAAAGCAGCAATAAACCTTTCGATATTAGATTGCTTTTCATTTTTATATGTTTTAAGATTAAACAGCAATCCATCTACCTGCAAGTCACCAAAAATCAAATCGCCGTCTAATAGTTTTTTCCCTTCTAAAATGGTAGTTTTTATTCGGTTCGAATAGATTAATGTATCTTTATGATGATCTAAAATTAAGACTTTTTTAAACTTTACACCCCCAAAAATGGATATTGCCACTTCATCAATAGCGATGTTAGTTTTAAAATCTTTATTAAGACTTCTGACAAAATATTGCGCTATTTTAGTCTGAACAAAAGGGGTGGTCAATGCAATACCAAGCACCAATAAAAGTAGGATAAGTCCAAGTATAGAACGAAATACTATTTTTCTAAATTTTTTGATACTTCTTTATTTTTTAATTTTTATAAAATTTTATTTTGCTTTTGGAAACAGCCGTACCTTTGATAAAAATTCTTTAATTTTGGCTCCGCCGTAAAAATAAATATTTTAAAATCAGTTCGTCAAATATAATTCAAAATTTGTGCCTTTTTATGCAAAATCCTGAGGTTTTTATTCTCGCTATCGAAAGTTCATGTGATGACACAGCGGCAGCTGTTTTACAAAACGACAAAGTATTGTCAAATGTTGTTGCTAATCAGCTAATTCACACACAATATGGCGGCGTGGTTCCGGAACTTGCCTCTCGTGCGCATCAGCAAAATATTGTTCCTGTAATTGATGCCGCACTTCGCAAAGCAAATATACAAAAAGAACAGTTATCAGCAATTGCGTTTACTCAAGGACCTGGATTGATGGGATCGTTACTTGTAGGAAGTTCATTCGCAAAATCATTAGCGCTAGCGCTACAAATCCCTTTAATAGCGGTAAATCACATGCATGCTCATATCTTGGCTCATTTTATTGATGAAGAAGGATTTGAAAAACCAACTTTCCCTTTTTTGGCACTAACAATTAGTGGCGGACATACTCAAATTGTGCAAGTAAATGATTTTTTTGATCTGGTCATTATAGGCGAGACCACAGATGATGCTGTTGGCGAAGCTTTTGACAAAAGTGCAAAAATACTGGGTCTTCCCTATCCTGGTGGCCCTTTGATTGATAAATATGCCCAACTAGGAAATCCAAATGCTTTCGCTTTTACAAAACCAAAAGTACCCGGATTAGATTTTAGTTTTTCTGGTTTAAAAACTGCCATTTTATATTTTATTCAAAAGAAAAAGTTAGAAAACCCAAATTTCATTGACGAAAATCTAAATGAAATTTGTGCCTCAATACAACATACAATTGTTGAAATTTTAATGGATAAATTAAAGTTGGCGGTAAAGGAAACCGGAATTAAGCAAATTGCGATTGGAGGAGGAGTTTCTGCAAATTCAGGAATAAGAACAACATTAAAAGAAACGGAGAATAAATATGGATGGAAAACATTTATTCCTAAATTTGAATACACCACGGATAATGCTGCAATGATTGGAATTGTAGGTTACCAAAAATTTTTAACTAAAATTTTCGAAACTTCCTCTGTAGTTTCTAAAGCAAGAATACAATTCTAAATTATGCAATTATTTTACAATATAAATATCAACGAAACCACTGAAACCTTTTCTTTTGACAAAGAAGAAAGCAAACATATCATAAAAGTATTGCGAAAAAAAGATACTGATATATTATACGTTACCAATGGTTTAGGTTTTTTATTTAAAACAGAAATCACGTTAGCGTCTGATAGTAAATGCACCGTAAAAATTCTTTCTTTTGAAAAGTCAGCACCTTCAAAATTTCATTTGCACTTAGCTGTTGCACCAACTAAAATGAATGATCGTTACGAATGGTTTCTCGAAAAAGCAGTAGAAATTGGTATTCATGAAATTACACCAATTATTTGTGACCGTTCCGAAAGAAAAGTGATCAATACGGAACGATTTGATAAAATCATATTGACTGCTTTAAAGCAATCCAATGAGCTATTTCTTCCAAAATTGAATGAAGCCATGACTTTCAAAGAGTTTGTAAAACTTAAAAATGAAGGAAAAAAATTGATTGCCCATTGTGAAGAAACCAATAAAAAAACATTGAAATCAGTTTTAGAACCTAATGAAAATATCACAATTTTAATAGGTCCTGAAGGAGATTTTTCTGAAAAAGAAATTGAAGCAGCACTTGAAAATAATTACATCCCGGTTTCTTTGGGAAACACACGTTTACGAACTGAATCTGCAGCTATTGTAGCTTGTCACAGTGTTGTTTTTGTTAACGAAGTATAATAAATACTAATTTCCTGAAATATAGTTATGAAAAAAATATATTACATATTATTACTAATTTCTATCACTTCTTATTCGCAGGAAATCGCTTTATTAAAGTACAGCGGTGGCGGGGATTGGTATGCTAATCCAACTTCATTACCCAATTTAATCAGATACTGCAATGCTAATATAAATACTAAAATAAAACCCAAACCAGCAACAGTAGAGCCAAGCAGTCCCGATTTACTTTCCTACCCGTTCGTTCACATGACCGGGCATGGAAATGTAGTATTTAGCGAAGCTGATGTTTCTAATCTCAAAAATTATTTATTAGCGGGAGGGTTTCTTCATATTGACGATAATTACGGAATGGATCAATACATCCGAAAAGAAATCAAAAAAATATTTCCAAATAATGATCTGGTTGAACTTCCTGCAAATCATATAATTTTTCAAAAACCGTATCTATTTCCCAGTGGATTACCTAAAATACATGAGCATGATGGAAAAAGACCGCAAGCTTTCGGCATATTTATAGAAAACAAATTAGTGCTTCTTTACACCTACGAATGTGATTTAGGCGATGGATGGGAAGATCCGGAAGTGCACAATGACCCCATTGAAGTTCGAGAAAAAGCACTAAAAATGGGTGCCAATATTATCAATTATATCTTTAATTATTAATAAAACAGACAGTTATATTATAACGATATTCCGTTAAAAAGCGCTTCTTATTATCCTATTATTTGGCAACATTTTTTGCTAAAAAACAGGAAGTATTTATTCAGAAATAGAGATCATTTGGTATAAAAATAGACATCTAAATCCCCGAATAACACCTCACAAATCTGATTTCTAAATAATTCAATAAAAAAAATCTAATTATTATTTACAAAGAAATAATTATGAAATTATTTCTTTAGAAATTGTCTCTGTCAGTAAATTAACAACAAGCACAAATATCAAATATTTTTGTAATCAGTTATATTGGTGAATCGCTAGAGTTCAAGCTTCAACTATTATTTTATAGAATTTAGTCAGAGTTCTTTTAAGAAAATTAATTCTACTATAATAAATACAACGTTTTAGTTAATTAATAAATTTTATTTAAAAAATATAAACTT harbors:
- the gap gene encoding type I glyceraldehyde-3-phosphate dehydrogenase — protein: MSKVKLGINGFGRIGRIVFRESYNRDNVEVVAINDLLDVDHLAYLLKYDSVHGRFAGKVEVIDGKLFVNDKHIRITAERDPVNLKWNEVAVDVVAECTGFFTTIETAKAHITGGAKKVIISAPSADAPMFVMGVNHTKALATDTIVSNASCTTNCLAPLAKVINDNFGIVEALMTTVHATTSTQMTTDGPSKKDWRGGRAASCNIIPSSTGAAKAVGKVIPELDGKLTGMSMRVPTTDVSVVDLTVKVAKETSYAEIMAVLKLASETTMKGVLGYTEDLVVSQDFVSDSRTSIIDANAGIGLNSTFFKIISWYDNEYGYSSKLIDLSVHIAGLK
- the pfkA gene encoding 6-phosphofructokinase, giving the protein MPKTIKKVGVLTSGGDSPGMNAAIRSVVRTCAYHNIECIGIYRGYQGMIEGDFKEMGPRSVNNIVNKGGTILKSARSTEFRTPEGRKKAHENLIKAGIDALVVIGGDGTFTGGLLFNNEFGFPVMGIPGTIDNDIFGTSHTLGYDTALNTVVDVIDKIRDTASSHNRLFFVEVMGRDAGHIALNAGIGAGAEEILIPEEDLGLERLLESLQKSKASGKSSSIVVIAEGDKIGKNVFELKDYVDANLPEYDVRVSVLGHMQRGGSPSCFDRVLASRLGVKAVESLLEGKSNYMVGLQNDKVALTPLEQAIKGKTEIDRELLRVSDIMST
- a CDS encoding translocation/assembly module TamB domain-containing protein gives rise to the protein MLGIALTTPFVQTKIAQYFVRSLNKDFKTNIAIDEVAISIFGGVKFKKVLILDHHKDTLIYSNRIKTTILEGKKLLDGDLIFGDLQVDGLLFNLKTYKNEKQSNIERFIAAFETGKKSTKHFLLQSTKLHITNGHFILTDENRVTPISVNFTKLNAYVSDFKLYGSDVSTIINKMSFLDHRGLYVENLKSKFSYSKKSIKLENLDLLTRGSKIKGNVFLNYKIEDFSNFTDKVQFNIKLDTASIASNDIRFFYKELGKNQQFFTKANIKGTLNNLRITKLKLIDSKSTQIVGDINLKNLFANKEHGFYMYGKFEKISSSYDKLIVILPDILGKKLPTTLKKLGKFTAGGTARITTTSIEADFAMTTELGKVKSKLQMKNIDFIDKASYIGNVVLEDFDIGTLFERKDIGRVSFDLDVDGKGFKEKYLDTSVKGDISQIDYNNYTYSNIVVDGKFKLPNYTGQLSVNDPNLSMTFDGLLDLSKKDSRYDFHINVENADLHKLNLVKDSVSVFKGDVVVQASGNTIENLQGNLYINKTSYQNVKGTYNFDDFTVSSIFDENRVRTITVNSPDVMEGEIVGKYEFSQLKNMITNSLGSLYTNYKPNKVKKNQFLKFDFTIYNKIIEIFYPDISISPNTVVKGNINSNNNEFKLNFNSPKIVASENTFDNIRISVDNKNPLYNAYIELDSIKTKYYKIRDFSLINVTMKDTLFFRSEFKGGNLGEDYFNLNLYHTINQENKNVVGFSKSEAKFKDYLWFLNEQETPDNKIVFDKSFKNFNIDNIILSHENQSVSLKGDINGPSYKDLKLTFTDVDLNKITPENDKFVFNGNINGEVNYKQNLNVYQPTASIQIDHLNVNKTDLGVLNFDIEGDESFKKFTINSNIENENIESFNANGNFEIVNKETLLDLKLKFDKFNLGTLSSLGGNVLSNIRGFVSGNSTIAGNLKKPDINGRLYVDDAGMTIPYLNVDYALKDKTIIDLADEKFLFRDNTLKDTKYGTKASLTGSIQHKNFTDWKLDLTINSKRLLALDTKDSEDAAYFGTAFIDGTATIKGPTNGLFIKVDAKSEKGTTIKIPINNAQSVSDNSFIHFVTPKEKYNIEKGIFENTNNYKGLELEFDLDITPNAEVEVILDRNTGHGMKGKGFGSLLFKINTLGKFNMWGDFQAYEGTYNFKYGGLIDKKFAVKKGGSITWEGNPMKAQLNLEAVYRTTANPSVLLENSSFNTKVPVEVIIGVRGDLTSPEPDFNIEFPTVSSVLKSEIQYKLNDKDVRQTQALYLLSSGGFLSPEGVNQSDFSGSLFETATSLLGGIIQTDNEKFKVGFNFVSADRRIGRESDGRFIATISSKINERITINGKVGVPFGGINESAIVGDVEVLYRVNEDGTMNLRLFNKENDINYIGQGIGYTQGIGVSYEVDFDTFKEFVNKIFKNHKLGTEIKPAVEDQDSSPSPDFINFSNSKKPKPKKVENNKEALVPDED
- the tsaD gene encoding tRNA (adenosine(37)-N6)-threonylcarbamoyltransferase complex transferase subunit TsaD; the encoded protein is MQNPEVFILAIESSCDDTAAAVLQNDKVLSNVVANQLIHTQYGGVVPELASRAHQQNIVPVIDAALRKANIQKEQLSAIAFTQGPGLMGSLLVGSSFAKSLALALQIPLIAVNHMHAHILAHFIDEEGFEKPTFPFLALTISGGHTQIVQVNDFFDLVIIGETTDDAVGEAFDKSAKILGLPYPGGPLIDKYAQLGNPNAFAFTKPKVPGLDFSFSGLKTAILYFIQKKKLENPNFIDENLNEICASIQHTIVEILMDKLKLAVKETGIKQIAIGGGVSANSGIRTTLKETENKYGWKTFIPKFEYTTDNAAMIGIVGYQKFLTKIFETSSVVSKARIQF
- a CDS encoding 16S rRNA (uracil(1498)-N(3))-methyltransferase, producing the protein MQLFYNININETTETFSFDKEESKHIIKVLRKKDTDILYVTNGLGFLFKTEITLASDSKCTVKILSFEKSAPSKFHLHLAVAPTKMNDRYEWFLEKAVEIGIHEITPIICDRSERKVINTERFDKIILTALKQSNELFLPKLNEAMTFKEFVKLKNEGKKLIAHCEETNKKTLKSVLEPNENITILIGPEGDFSEKEIEAALENNYIPVSLGNTRLRTESAAIVACHSVVFVNEV
- a CDS encoding DUF4159 domain-containing protein, whose translation is MKKIYYILLLISITSYSQEIALLKYSGGGDWYANPTSLPNLIRYCNANINTKIKPKPATVEPSSPDLLSYPFVHMTGHGNVVFSEADVSNLKNYLLAGGFLHIDDNYGMDQYIRKEIKKIFPNNDLVELPANHIIFQKPYLFPSGLPKIHEHDGKRPQAFGIFIENKLVLLYTYECDLGDGWEDPEVHNDPIEVREKALKMGANIINYIFNY